The following are encoded together in the Oncorhynchus mykiss isolate Arlee unplaced genomic scaffold, USDA_OmykA_1.1 un_scaffold_266, whole genome shotgun sequence genome:
- the LOC110512969 gene encoding protein ANKUB1-like has translation MHIKREPVVRVFSAVTGETLSVLGTVFLLSTSVARLMTLVSQQCGLPVSSFRLSSPTGLQLYDCNRLHDYAIDLGANLRLDTWDGWAEFLRGCFLGHRLTVQRHLSRERPVMRFQLRVALYIAASLGHLDLAGWLLERGVRVIEPVGVHPYREWCHQTAHPDVAKCPAVASIKRGQLTILKLFIASSVLTLACRDPQGRDPLRIALQYGHRECVSHLATRLCSVVVLPGMALPMRTYLQIKGWVRLGQRRAASRHCMGLNRAPFRTRVGDTVLVDGFTLPKMSSKPRRSEAKAGIRVMSTASRRLTPINCPSHVSCPHRALASQDKPLQLPKLHPVATRDEREKRGCEEDESGDQNSNQWRSRVPLPPISRDTNLRPVFASPNSTQILTTSLEAFSLHCDRTPRENAIYCLALARLVQV, from the exons CGGGAGCCGGTGGTGCGTGTGTTCAGTGCCGTGACGGGGGAGACCCTCTCAGTCTTGGGCACTGTGTTTCTCCTGAGTACGTCTGTGGCCAGGCTCATGACCCTGGTGTCCCAGCAGTGTGGGCTTCCCGTCAGCTCCTTCAGACTGAGCTCTCCCACCGGCCTGCAACTCTACGACTGCAACCGGCTGCACGACTACGCCATTGACCTGG gggcTAATCTACGGTTAGACACCTGGGATGGGTGGGCGGAGTTCCTCAGAGGCTGCTTCCTGGGACACAGACTGACCGTCCAACGACACCTGTCTAGGGAGAGACCTGTGATGAG GTTCCAGCTCCGGGTGGCACTCTACATCGCTGCTTCTCTGGGCCACCTGGACCTGGCCGGCTGGCTGCTGGAGAGGGGGGTGCGTGTCATTGAGCCGGTGGGGGTTCACCCTTACCGTGAGTGGTGCCACCAGACGGCCCACCCCGACGTCGCCAAGTGTCCCGCTGTCGCCTCTATCAAGCGAGGCCAGCTCACCATCCTCAAACTCTTTATCGCCAGCAGCGTTCTGACCCTTGCCTGTCGGGATCCCCAGGGTCGCGACCCCCTGAGGATCGCCCTTCAGTACGGCCACAGGGAGTGTGTGAGTCACCTGGCCACCAGGCTGTGCTCTGTGGTGGTCCTCCCAGGTATGGCCCTGCCCATGCGGACATACCTCCAGATAAAGGGCTGGGTGAGGCTGGGGCAGAGGAGGGCAGCATCCAGGCACTGCATGGGCCTCAACAGGGCTCCGTTCAGGACCCGGGTGGGCGACACGGTCCTGGTGGACGGCTTCACCCTCCCCAAGATGTCCTCCAAGCCCAGGAGGAGTGAGGCCAAGGCGGGTATCAGGGTGATGTCCACAGCCTCTCGACGTTTGACCCCCATCAACTGCCCATCTCATGTATCCTGCCCGCACCGCGCCCTGGCATCCCAGGATAAACCTCTTCAACTACCGAAGCTACACCCTGTGGCCacgagggatgaaagagagaagaggggatgtgAGGAGGATGAGAGTGGGGATCAGAACAGCAACCAATGGAGGAGCAGAGTCCCGCTCCCGCCCATTTCCAGAGACACCAATCTCAGACCTGTGTTTGCCTCGCCAAACTCCACCCAGATCCTCACCACCTCACTGGAGGCCTTTTCTCTCCACTGCGACCGCACACCCAGAGAAAACGCCATATACTGTTTGGCCTTGGCCAGGTTAGTCCAAGTTTAA